Proteins from a genomic interval of Rhipicephalus microplus isolate Deutch F79 chromosome 6, USDA_Rmic, whole genome shotgun sequence:
- the LOC142765233 gene encoding uncharacterized protein LOC142765233 isoform X2: protein MEECRVKCWNEDQGGEIVVAASQLSKHFCKECDKHSTSCSKCSTVILCSDICTHIQSKCRDHVIPVESWSPITSTDGQGAVMKALKENINARAEEMKERFDQVANANNAQAIRLNEVYHCLNNIKEAAVEIQRRNNTLDNLASSTEVIREILIEHAEKLHKFEGAINKANETLKSGLESMKLAVEKTEKATADFVQMQLREFASKGGTLNKLLRKKFDIATKTICTNCTETVASILQEKFGKLTDSFEISLDKILALSTMDIRRHEFLIEGCKEVKDSALSEGSHLCEREKMYISGYYLSPGVWFQKTDEYVTLHTYFQLHKGVIDDVLTWPLNKNIRLTVKHPSEKKTRQDFSKTGYNIDFYGRPQKQSTDGWFREIASFRLDELEREGYIKNDELQIVWELVSKDSDN, encoded by the exons ATGGAGGAATGCCGG GTGAAATGTTGGAACGAAGATCAAGGCGGCGAAATTGTTGTTGCTGCATCACAACTCAGCAAGCACTTTTGCAAAGAATGTGATAAACACTCGACCAGCTGTTCGAAATGTTCAACAGTCATACTCTGCAGTGATATATGTACGCATATACAGAGCAAGTGCAGAGATCACGTGATACCTGTGGAGTCCTGGAGTCCGATAACGAGCACTGATGGCCAAGGTGCTGTAATGAAGGCTCTTAAGGAAAACATAAACGCACGAGcagaagaaatgaaagagaggtTCGACCAAGTGGCGAATGCAAACAACGCTCAAGCTATCCGTCTAAATGAAGTTTACCATTGCCTGAACAACATAAAAGAAGCAGCAGTAGAAATTCAAAGGCGAAACAATACACTTGATAACCTTGCATCTTCCACTGAAGTCATCCGCGAAATTCTCATTGAGCATGCTGAAAAACTGCACAAGTTTGAGGGAGCGATAAACAAAGCGAAtgaaacgctgaaaagtggcttgGAAAGCATGAAGTTGGCTGTCGAAAAAACGGAAAAAGCTACAGCAGACTTCGTGCAAATGCAATTGAGGGAATTCGCCAGTAAGGGCGGCACTCTAAACAAACTCCTGCGAAAGAAGTTCGACATCGCTACTAAGACAATCTGCACCAATTGTACAGAAACTGTGGCAAGTATTCTTCAAGAAAAATTCGGAAAACTAACCGACTCGTTTGAAATCAGTTTGGATAAAATACTGGCTTTAAGCACAATGGATATTAGACGACACGAGTTTTTAATAGAGGGATGCAAAGAAGTGAAAGACAGCGCACTTTCAGAGGGCTCTCATCTTTGCGAAAGAGAAAAAATGTACATCTCTGGCTATTACCTCTCACCAGGAGTGTGGTTCCAAAAGACAGATGAGTATgtaacattacatacgtacttcCAATTGCACAAGGGAGTCATTGACGATGTACTTACGTGGCCGTTGAATAAGAACATTAGACTGACTGTGAAACACCCATCGGAAAAGAAAACGCGTCAAGACTTTTCCAAGACAGGCTATAATATTGACTTTTATGGAAGACCCCAAAAACAAAGTACCGATGGATGGTTTAGAGAAATCGCATCATTTCGCTTGGATGAACTGGAAAGAGAAGGATACATCAAGAACGACGAGCTTCAAATTGTGTGGGAGCTTGTTTCAAAAGACTCAGATAACTGA